Proteins from one Bacteroides zhangwenhongii genomic window:
- a CDS encoding FAD:protein FMN transferase → MFHGFIPHIMGTRFDILIIHPDVTLLHRIWVTITNELEYLDRILNRFDPKSEVSKINALHSQNPIPISAELGNILQLCQYYYEHTFHLFDITLKDFSEIQFCNRHISLPASELTLDFGGFAKGYALQKIRNILQQENLQNAFIDFGNSSILGMGHHPYGNCWKVSFLNPYNQSILKEFNLKDCALSTSGNTLQYNRHIINPLTGIYNGERKASTILSPDPLKAEILSTVWMIADHRQREHIAKNFKDIQATLYDL, encoded by the coding sequence ATGTTTCATGGATTCATTCCTCATATCATGGGGACACGATTTGATATCTTGATCATTCATCCTGATGTTACTTTATTACACCGGATATGGGTAACTATCACAAATGAACTGGAATACCTGGATAGAATATTAAATCGCTTTGACCCGAAAAGTGAAGTTAGCAAAATCAACGCCTTACATTCTCAGAACCCCATTCCTATCAGCGCTGAATTAGGTAATATTCTTCAACTCTGCCAGTACTACTATGAACACACGTTCCATCTCTTCGACATTACGTTGAAGGATTTCTCGGAAATACAATTCTGCAACCGACACATTTCTTTGCCTGCCTCCGAACTCACACTCGATTTCGGAGGATTCGCGAAAGGTTATGCACTACAAAAAATCAGGAATATCCTCCAACAAGAAAATTTGCAGAATGCTTTTATAGATTTTGGCAACAGTTCGATACTAGGCATGGGACATCATCCTTACGGCAATTGTTGGAAAGTAAGTTTTCTGAACCCATACAATCAAAGCATTTTAAAAGAATTCAACCTGAAAGACTGCGCATTATCAACTTCAGGCAACACGTTACAATACAATCGGCACATCATCAATCCACTTACCGGGATATATAACGGTGAACGGAAAGCGAGTACCATATTATCCCCCGATCCTTTGAAAGCGGAAATACTCAGTACAGTCTGGATGATTGCCGACCACAGGCAACGGGAGCATATTGCAAAGAACTTTAAAGATATACAAGCAACTCTATACGATTTATAA
- a CDS encoding putative oxidoreductase C-terminal domain-containing protein, with translation MKRIYNNIGFLILSLAIASCSLSKRQADNEADTNESRKIELIVLDPGHFHASLLQKDTLTDVNDTIHIYAPEGTGLNQYMESINSYNQRAEAPTSWVSQVYTGDDYLSRMLTEQRGDVVVLAGNNQKKTQYIIESIKAGYNVLSDKPLAITQQDFDLLVEAYQLAKEKDLLLYDLMTERYDILNIIEKELLQKKELFGELQQGSPENPSITMESVHHFFKNVSGKPLIRPAWYYDTAQQGEGIADVTTHLIDLVQWQCFPDKTIHYLSDVKVTKATHWPTPITLPEFCQSTQMDSFPPYLHKYVKNNVLEVLANGTLNFTIKGIHIGMKVIWNYTPPTNGGDTFTSIKKGSKATLKIVQNKENGFIKELYIQKAQNTENATFKTQLEKTIKELQDTYPFLSIKERNNGLYLIDIPQACRSGHEAHFSKVAKTFLHYLQYKDMPEWENENTISKYYITTTAVEMAKSRDK, from the coding sequence ATGAAACGCATATACAACAATATCGGTTTTTTAATACTTTCATTGGCGATTGCCTCATGCTCCTTATCTAAAAGACAGGCTGACAATGAAGCAGACACGAACGAATCTCGTAAAATAGAGCTGATCGTTTTAGATCCGGGACATTTCCATGCCAGTTTACTCCAAAAAGACACGCTGACAGATGTCAACGATACAATCCACATATATGCTCCCGAAGGGACAGGACTCAACCAATATATGGAAAGTATCAACTCTTATAACCAGCGTGCAGAGGCCCCCACCTCATGGGTAAGCCAAGTATATACAGGAGATGATTATCTCTCCCGGATGCTCACCGAACAGAGAGGAGATGTTGTTGTTTTAGCAGGAAACAATCAAAAAAAGACACAATATATAATAGAATCCATCAAGGCTGGATACAACGTTCTTTCGGATAAGCCTTTAGCTATCACCCAACAAGATTTCGACTTACTGGTTGAAGCTTATCAGTTGGCGAAAGAAAAAGACCTTCTTTTATATGATTTGATGACAGAGCGATATGATATTCTCAACATCATAGAAAAAGAATTATTACAAAAGAAGGAACTGTTCGGCGAACTACAGCAAGGTTCACCGGAGAATCCTTCTATCACTATGGAAAGTGTTCACCATTTTTTCAAAAACGTATCCGGCAAACCATTGATCAGGCCTGCCTGGTATTACGATACAGCGCAACAAGGTGAAGGTATTGCTGATGTAACCACTCATCTTATTGATCTGGTGCAATGGCAGTGTTTTCCGGACAAAACGATCCATTATCTGTCGGATGTGAAAGTAACCAAAGCTACACACTGGCCCACTCCAATCACATTGCCAGAGTTCTGCCAATCAACTCAAATGGATTCTTTTCCTCCTTATCTTCATAAATACGTAAAGAATAACGTATTGGAAGTACTGGCAAATGGAACATTAAATTTTACGATTAAAGGAATCCATATAGGAATGAAAGTCATTTGGAACTATACTCCTCCAACTAATGGTGGAGACACCTTCACCTCTATCAAAAAAGGTAGCAAAGCCACATTAAAAATAGTCCAGAATAAAGAGAACGGATTTATAAAAGAGCTCTACATCCAAAAAGCCCAAAATACCGAAAATGCCACATTCAAGACTCAGCTGGAGAAAACCATTAAAGAATTGCAAGATACTTATCCGTTCTTATCTATAAAAGAAAGAAATAACGGACTTTATCTGATTGATATTCCACAAGCATGCAGATCAGGACATGAAGCTCATTTCAGCAAAGTTGCCAAAACATTCTTGCATTATCTTCAATACAAGGATATGCCGGAATGGGAGAATGAAAACACAATCTCTAAATACTATATTACTACCACTGCAGTAGAAATGGCTAAGTCAAGAGATAAATAA
- a CDS encoding Gfo/Idh/MocA family protein: MKNRIAFFFILLMISTSIYAQKIMRIGIIGLDTSHSTAFTELINGGSDETFSKGFRIVAAYPYGSKTIQSSYERIPGYIEKVKAQGVEIVSSIAELLDKVDCVLLETNDGRLHLEQAMEVFKAGKICYIDKPIGATLGDAIAIYEMAERYNIPIFSSSALRFTPQNQKLRNGELGKILGADCYSPHKVEPTHPDFGFYGIHGVETLYTVMGTGCESVNRMSSDRGDIVVGRWKDGRIGTFRGITKGPQIYGGTAFTPKGAVTVGGYQGYKVLLKQILTFFQTGVAPISKEETIEIFTFMKASNMSKEQNGRIVTLEEAYQKGRKDAQKLIKAYK, from the coding sequence ATGAAAAACAGAATCGCTTTTTTCTTTATATTACTGATGATCAGCACCAGTATATACGCACAAAAAATAATGAGAATAGGAATCATCGGTTTGGACACTTCCCATTCTACCGCTTTTACAGAATTGATCAATGGCGGTTCCGATGAAACTTTTTCTAAAGGGTTCCGGATAGTAGCCGCTTATCCGTATGGTTCTAAAACAATTCAATCCAGCTACGAACGTATTCCCGGATATATTGAAAAAGTAAAAGCACAAGGAGTAGAAATCGTTTCTTCCATAGCAGAGTTATTGGATAAAGTAGATTGTGTACTTCTGGAAACAAATGACGGACGACTTCATTTGGAGCAGGCAATGGAGGTATTCAAAGCCGGTAAGATTTGCTACATAGACAAACCTATCGGAGCTACATTAGGAGATGCTATTGCTATCTACGAGATGGCGGAAAGATACAACATACCGATCTTTTCATCCTCTGCCTTGCGGTTTACTCCCCAAAATCAGAAACTGCGGAATGGGGAATTAGGCAAAATTTTAGGAGCAGACTGCTATTCTCCACATAAAGTGGAACCTACCCATCCGGATTTCGGTTTTTATGGGATTCACGGAGTTGAGACTCTGTACACTGTTATGGGTACAGGATGTGAGTCTGTCAACCGTATGTCTTCTGACAGAGGGGATATTGTAGTGGGGCGCTGGAAAGACGGAAGAATCGGCACATTCCGAGGAATCACCAAAGGACCGCAGATTTATGGAGGTACAGCCTTTACACCCAAAGGCGCAGTAACCGTCGGAGGATATCAGGGATATAAAGTACTCCTCAAACAAATCCTAACATTCTTCCAAACAGGAGTTGCACCTATTTCAAAAGAAGAAACAATTGAAATATTCACTTTTATGAAAGCTTCTAATATGAGTAAAGAGCAAAATGGAAGAATCGTCACATTGGAAGAAGCTTATCAAAAAGGTAGAAAAGATGCACAGAAATTAATTAAGGCTTATAAGTAA
- a CDS encoding glucosamine-6-phosphate deaminase: MLSIVNESETKVFQQELLTVKIYPTLQQMGNEAAKEVADRICKLLEEKAEINMIFAAAPSQNEFLNHLIHDKRIDWTRINAFHMDEYIGIHPDAPQSFGHFLRIRIFDKVPFKKVNYLNGRAESLEEECKRYANLLTKYPVDIVCLGIGENGHIAFNDPDVADFNDPKLVKIVKLDPVCRQQQVNEKCFERLDLVPKEALTLTIPALLKAEWMFCIVPFKNKAHAVYRAIYGEISEKCPASILRRKEKSSLYLDAESAEQINL, translated from the coding sequence ATGTTATCTATAGTAAATGAATCAGAAACCAAAGTATTTCAACAAGAGCTGTTGACCGTTAAAATTTATCCCACTCTCCAACAGATGGGCAACGAAGCAGCAAAAGAAGTAGCTGACAGAATCTGCAAACTCTTGGAAGAAAAGGCTGAAATCAATATGATCTTTGCCGCCGCTCCCTCACAAAACGAATTCTTAAATCATCTAATTCACGATAAGCGAATTGACTGGACCAGAATTAATGCCTTCCATATGGATGAATACATCGGTATTCATCCGGACGCGCCACAAAGTTTCGGTCATTTCCTCCGCATCCGTATTTTCGATAAAGTTCCTTTCAAAAAAGTGAACTACCTGAATGGACGTGCAGAGAGCCTTGAAGAAGAATGCAAACGATATGCCAATCTACTTACTAAGTATCCGGTAGACATTGTCTGTCTGGGTATCGGAGAAAACGGGCACATTGCTTTCAATGATCCGGATGTGGCTGATTTCAATGATCCCAAACTGGTGAAGATCGTAAAACTTGATCCGGTATGCCGCCAGCAGCAAGTCAACGAGAAATGCTTCGAGAGACTGGATTTAGTACCCAAAGAAGCATTGACACTAACAATTCCCGCCTTGCTAAAAGCAGAATGGATGTTTTGTATTGTACCTTTCAAAAATAAGGCCCATGCAGTATATCGAGCTATTTACGGTGAAATTTCAGAAAAATGTCCGGCTAGTATATTGCGAAGAAAAGAAAAATCTTCGTTATATTTGGACGCAGAAAGTGCAGAACAGATAAATCTATAA
- the nagA gene encoding N-acetylglucosamine-6-phosphate deacetylase, with product MKRLIIINGQLIFPDHIDTGKALICNNGKIEQIVTNEMLEINPDDQIIDAKQQYVSPGFIDMHVHGGGGHDFMDGTVEAFLGIAEVHAKYGTTAMVPTTLTCTDEELMNTFTTYKKAKCLNNKGAKFIGLHLEGPYFSPSQCGAQDPNYLKKPYPKEYNHFINVSQDIVRWSVAPELEGAIEMGKELQRQHILASIAHTDAIYEEVEKAYKAGYTHVTHLYSAMSSVTRRNAFRYAGVVEAAYLIDDITVEIIADGIHLPKPLLQFVYKFKGPDKTALCTDAMRGAGMPDGESILGSLTNGQKVIIEDGVAKMPDRSAFAGSVATTDRLVRTMIQVADVPLTDAVRMMTLTPARILHIDSSKGSLEIGKDADIVIFDNQIHVINTISEGHVIYSK from the coding sequence ATGAAGAGACTAATCATTATAAATGGACAACTCATCTTTCCGGACCATATTGATACCGGTAAAGCATTGATATGCAACAACGGAAAGATTGAACAAATCGTCACCAATGAAATGCTTGAAATAAACCCGGACGACCAAATAATAGATGCGAAACAGCAGTATGTATCTCCCGGTTTTATTGATATGCATGTTCATGGTGGTGGCGGGCACGACTTTATGGACGGAACAGTGGAAGCATTTCTAGGAATCGCAGAAGTCCATGCGAAGTACGGAACAACAGCTATGGTACCTACAACGCTAACCTGTACTGATGAAGAGTTAATGAATACTTTTACCACTTACAAAAAAGCGAAATGCCTCAACAATAAAGGTGCTAAATTCATAGGGTTACATCTTGAAGGTCCTTATTTCTCACCCTCCCAGTGTGGAGCGCAAGACCCTAATTATCTTAAAAAGCCATATCCAAAGGAATATAACCATTTTATCAATGTCTCACAGGATATTGTGCGCTGGAGCGTTGCTCCAGAACTGGAAGGAGCTATCGAAATGGGTAAAGAGTTGCAAAGGCAGCATATCCTCGCTTCCATTGCACATACCGATGCAATCTATGAAGAAGTGGAAAAAGCATACAAAGCCGGGTATACCCATGTTACCCACTTATATTCGGCCATGTCATCCGTAACACGCAGAAATGCTTTTCGATATGCAGGAGTAGTAGAAGCGGCCTATTTGATTGACGACATAACAGTGGAAATCATTGCTGACGGTATACATCTCCCAAAACCGCTTCTTCAGTTTGTCTATAAATTCAAAGGACCCGATAAAACTGCACTTTGCACCGACGCAATGCGAGGAGCAGGAATGCCGGACGGAGAATCCATTCTGGGAAGTCTGACCAATGGTCAGAAAGTAATTATCGAAGACGGAGTTGCAAAAATGCCGGACCGTTCAGCTTTTGCAGGCAGTGTAGCCACTACCGACCGCTTAGTCAGAACTATGATACAAGTAGCCGATGTCCCTCTCACCGACGCTGTACGCATGATGACGCTTACCCCCGCCCGCATCTTACATATAGATTCATCTAAAGGTTCTCTTGAAATAGGCAAAGATGCTGACATCGTCATTTTCGACAATCAAATCCATGTTATTAACACAATATCAGAAGGCCATGTTATCTATAGTAAATGA